Proteins from one Aspergillus nidulans FGSC A4 chromosome VIII genomic window:
- a CDS encoding tetratricopeptide repeat protein (transcript_id=CADANIAT00001680), protein MNCMHNLARTWKHLGHLDESIALFEECINLSNKVLGPEHQSTQTTLNCLLRTKGQRGDGDFHLGNKE, encoded by the coding sequence ATGAATTGCATGCACAACCTCGCTCGCACCTGGAAGCATCTGGGACACCTTGACGAATCTATTGCTCTGTTCGAAGAATGCATTAATCTCAGCAATAAGGTCCTAGGGCCTGAGCACCAGAGTACACAAACCACATTGAATTGCCTCCTGAGAACGAAAGGGCAAAGGGGAGATGGTGACTTTCATTTGGGAAATAAAGAGTGA
- a CDS encoding uncharacterized protein (transcript_id=CADANIAT00001681), protein MQGSEHQLTINSMHDLASTYTEVGRLTEAEELGLQVVEISKRVLGPEHSDTLGSIALLSSIYKKLGNLNKAEEFGGAVVEASNRVLGPEHPETLIRMQNLAWSYGSAKQKNSNGSWWETAIRTS, encoded by the coding sequence ATGCAGGGCTCAGAGCATCAACTTACTATAAACAGCATGCACGACTTGGCCAGCACCTACACTGAGGTTGGGAGACTGaccgaagcagaagaactggGGCTACAGGTTGTAGAGATCAGCAAGCGTGTGCTCGGGCCAGAACATTCAGATACATTAGGCAGTATCGCCCTCCTTTCTTCAATCTACAAAAAGCTTGGAAATCTAAACAAAGCAGAGGAGTTTGGAggggcggtggtggaggccaGCAACCGTGTTCTTGGGCCTGAACACCCTGAAACTTTGATCCGCATGCAAAATCTGGCGTGGAGCTATGGCTCagcgaagcagaagaatTCCAACGGCAGTTGGTGGGAAACAGCAATCAGAACATCCTGA
- a CDS encoding uncharacterized protein (transcript_id=CADANIAT00001682) — translation MRRALWSYRGAQLIHSPEKKAVLSNLTTLITSIRRIGRSRRSRLATFCCSSNELTKTRLYTFALVSFATMIVSMTSSIFSTLVPTVSSKYGISRAVGNLGLSLYVLGFATGPLIWAPFSELKGRRLPFVLSMFGFTVFSFATAASNELQSIFINRFFAGFFGASPFTLAGAVCSDMLSAQAFTTSMVGFGITVFSGPLLAPTIGGFIVMEEHLGWRWTHYLAGILGVASFILVLFFLTESYAPVILVSKARCLRQESRNWSIHAAHEEIELNFHSIFQDYFAIPLKLLALDPIILCICVFGAFVYGLLYLSITTYPIIFQQIHGMNPGVGGLPFVAVIVGQVFAGIVMYGRQRSLSRLIQENNGELVPEWLLLTAIPGSAAFSTGLFWLGWTGYRSDVHWIWPTLSGIPTGFGLITMFLPSVQYVVHVRRNRAASAIAAHTFLRSLAGSGFPLFATCMVRNLTLQESGIALIFFL, via the coding sequence ATGAGACGAGCGCTATGGAGTTATCGAGGCGCACAACTCATCCACAGTccagagaagaaagctgtCTTGTCCAATTTGACGACGCTGATAACCTCAATCCGCAGAATTGGccgctcaagaagaagtcgGTTAGCcaccttctgctgctccagcAACGAACTGACGAAGACCAGGCTCTATACCTTCGCACTCGTTAGCTTCGCTACCATGATTGTGTCAATGACAAGCAGCATATTCTCGACCTTGGTACCAACCGTTTCCAGCAAGTACGGAATATCTAGAGCGGTTGGGAATCTAGGGCTTTCGTTGTACGTACTTGGATTCGCTACCGGGCCTCTTATCTGGGCGCCGTTCTCCGAGCTCAAGGGACGCCGATTGCCCTTTGTGCTGAGTATGTTTGGCTTCACCGTGTTCTCTTTTGCGACAGCCGCTTCGAATGAACTACAATCTATTTTCATCAATCGtttcttcgctggcttctttGGCGCTTCCCCGTTCACTCTTGCTGGCGCTGTCTGCAGCGACATGCTGAGCGCGCAAGCCTTCACAACTAGCATGGTTGGTTTTGGTATCACTGTCTTCTCTGGACCTCTCCTGGCTCCAACAATTGGCGGCTTTATAGTCATGGAGGAGCACCTTGGTTGGCGTTGGACACACTATCTCGCCGGTATTCTTGGGGTAGCTTCGTTCATTTTGGTTCTCTTTTTTCTAACCGAATCCTATGCCCCCGTCATATTAGTCTCGAAAGCAAGGTGTCTCCGCCAGGAAAGTAGGAACTGGTCCATCCACGCAGCACATGAAGAAATTGAATTAAATTTCCACTCAATCTTTCAGGATTACTTCGCCATACCGCTCAAGCTGCTCGCGCTCGACCCTATCATCCTGTGCATATGTGTCTTTGGTGCCTTCGTGTACGGTCTGCTCTACCTCTCAATCACGACATATCCAATTATCTTCCAACAGATCCACGGCATGAATCCCGGCGTTGGCGGTCTCCCGTTCGTAGCAGTCATTGTGGGCCAAGTGTTCGCCGGGATCGTGATGTACGGCAGACAACGTTCGCTTAGCCGCTTGATTCAAGAAAACAACGGCGAGCTCGTTCCTGAATGGCTACTTCTGACGGCCATACCTGGTTCTGCGGCGTTCTCGACTGGTCTCTTCTGGCTCGGCTGGACGGGGTACCGAAGTGATGTTCATTGGATCTGGCCTACTTTGTCAGGAATACCCACAGGGTTCGGTCTCATCACTATGTTCCTCCCGTCTGTGCAGTATGTTGTTCATGTCAGGAGGAACAGGGCTGCCTCTGCCATTGCAGCACATACGTTCCTCCGCTCGCTGGCCGGCTCGGGGTTTCCGCTTTTTGCAACTTGTATGGTACGTAATCTTACCCTTCAAGAATCTGGCATAGCGCTTATATTCTTTTTGTAG
- a CDS encoding protein ngn17 (transcript_id=CADANIAT00001683) — MGKSGRQTRSLFGGILSINHFMQNREHVGKRLMTTSRVQAQVGLVHFIASTWKSLRYGLGLFSHLCDNYRAIYTMDNTKFRIVSAQTAEDIATARDLFTAYVAWLNIDLGFQDFQSELDFLPGKYGAPYGDLLLAYSIENKPLGCVAVRPLDDSKQLCEMKRLYVSPEARGMGLGKALVAAIVQRAKDLGYKEMRLDTLPSRMQGAIVLYTRVGFVETPPYYETPMNETVFLALDLTR, encoded by the exons ATGGGCAAATCAGGTCGTCAAACAAGATCGCTGTTCGGCGGTATCCTATCGATCAATCATTTTATGCAGAACAGGGAGCATGTGgggaagagattgatgactACCTCAAGGGTTCAGGCTCAGGTTGGTCTCGTCCATTTTATTGCTTCAACCTGGAAGAGCCTTCGCT ATGGACTCGGTCTCTTCTCTCATCTCTGCGACAACTATCGGGCAATCTACACTATGGATAACACCAAGTTCCGCATCGTTTCCGCGCAGACAGCAGAGGACATCGCTACAGCGAGAGACCTATTTACAGCCTACGTTGCATGGCTAAATATCGACCTTGGCTTCCAAGACTTCCAGTCGGAATTGGACTTTCTGCCCGGAAAGTATGGCGCTCCTTACGGAGACCTTCTGCTTGCATATAGCATAGAAAACAAGCCACTAGGATGTGTTGCCGTCCGTCCTCTTGACGATTCGAAGCAACTGTGCGAAATGAAGCGGTTGTATGTCTCTCCAGAAGCACGCGGTATGGGTCTAGGCAAGGCTCTGGTGGCAGCGATTGTGCAGCGAGCAAAGGACCTGGGATACAAAGAGATGAGGCTGGACACCCTCCCTTCGAGAATGCAAGGCGCAATCGTATTATATACCCGGGTCGGCTTCGTCGAGACGCCTCCATACTATGAGACGCCTATGAACGAAACCGTATTCCTCGCACTTGACCTTACTCGATGA
- a CDS encoding uncharacterized protein (transcript_id=CADANIAT00001684), with protein sequence MAPKLSSVGMLALPAMLLIPSVVADAEVCDNDTPLSCSSSSVEPSCCFNSPGGSLLLTQFWDYDPSTGPTDSWTLHGLWCAY encoded by the coding sequence ATGGCGCCCAAGCTTTCCTCCGTAGGCATGCTCGCCCTGCCCGCTATGCTCCTTATTCCTAgcgtcgtcgccgacgcAGAGGTCTGCGACAACGACACCCCCCTcagctgctcaagctccAGCGTCGAGCCATCCTGCTGCTTTAACAGCCCTGGGGGGTCACTCCTGCTCACCCAATTCTGGGACTATGATCCGTCCACCGGTCCGACGGATTCTTGGACTCTTCACGGCCTCTGGTGCGCATATTAA
- a CDS encoding T2 family ribonuclease (transcript_id=CADANIAT00001685) — protein MNEYWKDYSGDDESFWEHEWNKHGTCINTIEPTCYTDYTPQEEVVDYLQKAVDLFKTLDTYKALAAANITPSSSATYTLDEIHSALSDIHDGFAPYVGCDGDNLNEAWYFYYVRGNLITGDFDPAEKR, from the exons ATGAACGAGTACTGGAAGGACTACAGCGGAGACGATGAGTCTTTCTGGGAGCATGAGTGGAACAAGCACG GAACTTGCATAAACACCATCGAACCGACCTGCTATACCGACTACACCCCGCAAGAGGAAGTTGTCGACTACCTCCAAAAAGCCGTCGACCTGTTCAAGACGCTGGACACCTACAAAGCTCTTGCTGCCGCAAACATCACCCCTTCCTCTAGTGCAACTTACACGCTAGACGAAATCCACTCCGCCCTCTCAGACATTCACGATGGCTTTGCGCCGTATGTTGGCTGTGATGGCGACAATCTGAACGAGGCCTGGTACTTCTACTATGTCCGGGGTAACTTGATTACGGGAGATTTTGACCCTGCTGAGAAGCGTTAG
- a CDS encoding protein swc5 (transcript_id=CADANIAT00001686), whose protein sequence is MESLTIRRQEERKPLAKIDGATIDVDAIWAQMNAPDSKLGLAPIPDAQKQDETPASDTEVRDQENANPTEPNGPAEKGFQQTSEMVKIKRTYKFAGEMITEEKIVPRDSAEAKLFLSGNGDGEVIPVTEDEVANMTGKGNENTSTNNTLRIRRPLRKISRFDPNPSGMIKKSWGKQSLTETGARTGAGQENIRGPKINTVEKSRLDWVAYVDQEGISDELRMHSKAKEGFLGRMDFLNRVDAKKEEERRNARLRGV, encoded by the coding sequence ATGGAGTCGCTGACGATACGTAGGCAGGAAGAGCGCAAACCACTCGCGAAAATCGACGGTGCTACGATCGATGTCGATGCAATATGGGCTCAGATGAATGCGCCAGATTCAAAATTAGGTCTGGCGCCGATCCCAGACGCTCAAAAACAAGACGAAACCCCGGCCTCTGACACCGAAGTGCGCGACCAGGAGAATGCGAATCCAACGGAGCCCAATGGACCGGCAGAAAAGGGATTTCAGCAAACATCTGAAATGGTCAAAATCAAGCGCACCTACAAGTTCGCGGGCGAGATGATAACAGAGGAAAAAATTGTCCCTCGCGATTCCGCCGAAGCGAAACTCTTCTTATCGGGTAATGGCGATGGCGAAGTCATACCAGTTACTGAAGATGAAGTCGCAAATATGACTGGCAAAGGCAATGAAAACACAAGCACAAACAACACCCTCCGTATCCGCCGCCCACTTCGTAAAATTTCCCGATTCGATCCGAACCCATCCGGCATGAtcaagaagagctgggggaAGCAGTCGCTTACAGAAACTGGAGCTCGAACTGGAGCCGGCCAGGAGAACATCCGCGGGCCGAAAATCAACACCGTCGAAAAATCACGCTTGGACTGGGTTGCTTATGTTGACCAGGAGGGGATTAGTGATGAACTCCGGATGCATAGTAAAGCTAAAGAGGGGTTCCTGGGTCGTATGGATTTCTTGAATCGCGTCGAcgcgaagaaggaagaagagaggaggaatgCGAGGTTGCGGGGGGTATAG
- a CDS encoding uncharacterized protein (transcript_id=CADANIAT00001687), translated as MDLDDEQYNSAEDEDFTLDQAAEDDDAELSSSDDEPTTEPVAKKRKTKDKSGDVTQVDAELDSGDEAMIRKAKEKKLKQKHGKKGSDDEEDMDVNFDDDEGGTGGFVRTRAMKMQMYVFFL; from the coding sequence ATGGACCTGGACGATGAGCAGTACAATTCTGCGGAGGACGAAGACTTCACCCTTGATCAAGCcgctgaggacgacgatgcgGAGCTATCGTCCTCTGACGACGAACCGACAACAGAGCCAGtggcaaagaagaggaagacgaaggacAAATCAGGAGATGTGACGCAGGTTGACGCGGAGTTGGACTCGGGAGACGAGGCAATGATCCGCAaggcaaaggaaaagaagttgaagcagaagcacgGGAAGAAGGGTtctgacgatgaggaggatatggatgTGAattttgatgatgacgagggcGGCACTGGAGGATTTGTGAGGACGAGAGCGATGAAAATGCAgatgtatgttttttttctttga